Below is a genomic region from Miniphocaeibacter halophilus.
GGCAATAGTAATGGGAATTATGCTATTAATTATGTCCTATGGATTAGGTATTTATAATCTTAGGAGGGAAAATAATTTAGAAGAACTATATTTTGGAGAAAAAGGAATTACAGGATTTATTCTCTATTTATTAATTTTAAGCTTAGCTTTAAATTTAGCTTTATCCTTTAAAATAATGCCAATACAATTAAATGGAGTTTTAATAGGACTTTGTTTACTGCTTATGGTATTTAAAAGACCATTAGCCAATAAATTACAAAAAAATGAAAATTTATATAATGGTGAGCCAGTATCGGGTTATTATATTGAAGGTTCATTTTCCATTATTGAAACATTATTGTCCATTTTCAGCGGAACGGTTTCTTTTATAAGAGTAGGAGCTTTTGCCATTAACCATGTTGGGTTATTTTTAGCTTTTACAACAATAGGAAATATGATAGGAACTAAAACAGGAAATATTGCGATGATAATAGTTGGAAATATATTAATAATGGGATTGGAAGGTTTAATAGTATTTATTCAATCTTTAAGATTAGAATATTATGAAATGTTTAGTAAATATTATAAGGGTGACGGAATAGATTTTATTCCTAGCAAAAACAAATTTTAGGAGGAAAATGTTATGTATTTTATTTTAGCATCAACAATAATGGTAGTTATATTAACTATTAGTTCAGGAGTGTATTTGATTTATAAGAACACAGACAATTCAAAGAGAAAATTAAAAAAAGCTTTAAAGATTAATTTGTTTAGTTTTGTTCCCTTATTATTAATGACAATGGTTTTAATTGCACCTTCATCTTCATTAGCTGCAACAACTGGAGCTTCTGAAGTAAATGGATTAGGACTTTTAGCAGCAGCATTATCTACCGGATTAGCTACTATTGGTACAGGCTATGCCGTAGGTGTAGTTGGTTCATCTGCATTAGGAGCTGTTTCAGAGGAACCAAAATTACTTGGTAAAACATTAATATATGTTGGACTTGCAGAAGGTATTGCAATTTATGGA
It encodes:
- a CDS encoding ATP synthase subunit C, which gives rise to MYFILASTIMVVILTISSGVYLIYKNTDNSKRKLKKALKINLFSFVPLLLMTMVLIAPSSSLAATTGASEVNGLGLLAAALSTGLATIGTGYAVGVVGSSALGAVSEEPKLLGKTLIYVGLAEGIAIYGLVISILILGKL